ATCTGATCACTCTCTCCCTTGCGCAATTCGTCATGTGCTTTATTCCCACTTCTTAGATGCCCTTTTGGATGGTGTGATGGTATTTTTGGGATTGATGGTTCTTCTGTTgacaatattttttttatagaTGGTCGACTTTTAGGCATTTGCGGAGATTTACGTTCTGCCTTTTCAGTATCAGATATATTCTTGGCATTATTATCATTCTCAactgcttcttcaacatctaAATATGGGTGCTCAATCCTCTTTTCAAGTTGTGGCCTGTGTGATAAAATCTTATGTTGATCACCGGCCACTTCACTATTTTGCTCAATTGGTTTTGTGTCAACttctatttcttcaatGCCGGTTTTATTATCAGCAGATGCTACCCTGTGTCTAGGTCTCTATATATATTGCAATGAAAGCATAGCTGTTAGTAAAAGGAATCTCAATACATCCTATCCAGATTACTAGCAAAGTTGCTTACGTGTTTTGGCAACGTTGGAATTTTGTCCATTATGAACTCCTTACTATTTGAAAGTCGCTTCTGAATTTGTTTGAAGACAAATTGCACTTAATCGAAAACTAAGTTTTGGGAGCTATGTGATCACAGCTGAAGATAAATTATGGCatctttaaataaaaaaaatatatatatattttttcctcgttGGCAATTAGAATTCGAATCCTGGCGTTTTTCGAACCGGAAAATACGGTATTAGCACATTTTGAATACAGAACACTACtctgaaatatttctaCGGTCAACTCAATCATGATAACTCCGACCctaatattcaaaataagtgaagagtaaaaaagtatatagCTATTTGCACATGTCCGAACACAGATAATTCACCACCGTACCAGACATGCAATCAGAGAGGATCAACAGTAATTTAATCCAAAAAGTTCAACCGTAGTTTAATCTGAAAAGATCGTTTAGAACATAGTATGATCCACTGTCAGGAATCAAGTGGAAACACTGGGAGTATCTTTGTGGTCTTTGCTCCTCATCAACAAGAAGTTCTCCTGTGACCATAACCAAAACATCACCATTAGGAGAAGCAGGTTGAGCATCAAGAGTAGATATTCTATGAGAGACCTTTGCAAATGGAAGGCTTGCAAGTTTTTCAACAATGGCGGCTGCACCCTGAGTCTGTGTAGACTCAAACGTCATCATGGACGAGTCTCTCTAAATAAAGGGGGTGTGATGTTAGTAAACATAAACGAGAAGACAAGACACCAAGAAAAGTTAACagtattgaaaatatagtCAAAACAAGAGCATCCAAGCAAAGGCAAAGGTATCAAAACAAAGGTATCAAAACAAAGGTATCGAAACAAGAGCATGAAAACAAGAGCCTCAAAACAAAAGCATCCAAACAAAAGCATCCAAACAAAAGTATCAAAACATAACTTCATTGGTTTCAAACTAAAGCTTCCTGCAATATACTTACGTAAAGGTTTCCTAACTGAGATCTGTCCTTGTCGAATTGATCATAGTAGAAATTGCAGAACTGCTGTGCCAATGCATTAAAATCGACCGACATCTTTGTACTAAAATCAGATATCCGAGTGAACTGTCCAATTATATACCAAGAATTACAAAATACGCTACTTGTCAAAGCATGAGTGACAGATGCACGGTTTTTCGATTTAGGTAGGATGGGGAGAGAggagacaaaaaaaaaaaaaaaaaaaaaaaaattctcaAATATTCCACGACGACAACATTCTTCGCCCGAAatagacgcgtcgataCAGCTGTCAAACTACCACGCCATCTTTCCCAATAGAAGCTCATTCTTAACCGTTTCTTCATTCAATCTTCTGTAACATGGGTCGAGACTCGTGAACTCCAAGTTCTTACTCACTTTTGTCAATGAGGGCACCACAAACTGAGAGGGAAGATGTGCACCATCCTCTATTATACAGCAATCACAAATTGTACAGTCAGCATCAATTCGGCAGTCCTTACCAATGATCACCCGACTGCCGATGGCTGCACAATCCCTCAATACTGAGTTATTCCCAATAATGCACCACGAACCAATAACCATTTCAGGTGAATTGAGGGATAAGTTGACCGAACAGCCTTCCTTGAAAAAACACTGCTTACCGACTTTAAGTTCTGGTTGCCGCCTAATTCTCCCACCTGTCTTCCCATTGGTCGTTTttgcatcttcatcctctgcATCCTCCACTATGACCGTGCAATTCCGATCAATAATGGTATCTCCTTGAATTGCGATGAAACTGGAACCTTGAACCATGCATGACTTGTGTATTCGGTTGTGTGATGCCGTTTCCAGCCACTCACTATTCATTTTCGTTGGAATTTAAGCTATGTGAGCGGCGGTCCTATCTGATGTAACCGATGCAGAATATAGCCAATATTATGTTGTAGATGAGTATTATGCCCTTGACATGGGAGATATGCTTGAAATAGGTGAAAATAGACTGCCGAAATCAGAATCGATGCTATAGCAAGCTATTGATTTTGTATCAGGTGAATTGACCCGTGTGAGGGAACTCGCTTAATCATCCGATGCTTTGATTGTTCCATCGTTTGTATGGTAACAAAgcctcaaaaaaaaagtggatgGAAAACCTTTGTTTCGAAACGAGActtgaataaaaaagtacaaaacaaaaatgaaaaaagatctaacaaaacaaaaaaaaaaaagagaataggGATAGCTaggagagaaaaataaatagaatgGAAATAAGTTCAAATAACtaagagagaaaaaataaatagtggaataaaaaatgaaatataaaaattgaaggaaGATGGTAACATCTATACATGCTCTAATTCGCACATGCTCAACCAATTGCCCTAAACATCAACATTATAACCATCAAGATCCCAACCAGCCATTTATCTGCATCATTACCATTCGGCAAATAGATCATAGAGCTTTAACGGTACTGAAATGACTAGTCTTGAGAGCTCTGGCACAAGGAGAAGCTCTCTTCCTGATTCGGCATTGGGATCAATACTTACATCTCAGACGATGCCCGTGTCTTCAACATCTGAGAAAAAAGCCCATAAAGTCCGACTTTTAAAAAACGGTATTGCGAGACCAACAATATATGAAAAGCAATTTGGCGAGTCCCTCAAGTTCAGATCGGCTCAATTGGAGAAGGTTATGGATATGGGCCCTGCAGATTTGGTGCACATATCACGATATCACAGACATTCAAAGCAGGAGGAGGGCGAGTATCATTACTGCATTGGCATAGACACATCTTCTTTGATTCAGCCCTTCATATATCTGCAGACGGTGGTATTGAGTGAAAAATCAAAGGGCACCGAAAAGCATCCCGAAATCGGCACATACTGCTGTTACAACTGCTTTCGGCATGGTGATTTACACATCAGGCATTCGTTCCCCGGTGCAGCGGCTCCATTGGTCCAATTTTTCCCCTGCGACAGCAAGAAAGTCATGATAACACTAAATACCGAGGAAACAGACTTGGCTGGATCCATTTGGAGGGAGACTTACGTTTCAGGACTCGTAAGGGCAATTCTATTCTCCGATTCCATCGAGCGACAACTTCCCGGAATGTGCAAATTCAACCCGGTTCCATCAACTAAGGATGCCAAAGAGGCTGTCAACCTAATGTGCTCCATGTTACCAAAGGGTCCGATACTTGGATGCAACGATATAACAAACAGCCCGACTCTTTGCGAGAACTATCTTGTGGAGGCCCTTTTGCAGTTGTTGAAGCTTGTGCAACTTCACGATTTGGCGTTGCAGAACATAGAATCGTTGGAAGAAAACAGCCAGTTTGACTTTTCGGTGTTGAAAGCTCAGATCTTGCTTGATAAAGGCGAGCAACAGAACGCTGTTAGATTAATGTACGACGTCCTAAAGACGCACTCGCGAAACGGGTGGATGCTACAAAAGCAGGCAGAGTTTTTGCTTGGCAAGAACAGACCAGATTTGGCGTTGATCCCTTCAATGAAAGCTGTCGAGTGCTTGCCCACGGAATTTAGATGTTGGCGGACTTTGATCAAGACATACATCCTCCAGAAAGATTTCAAGAATGCACTTCTCACGCTGAACTCCTCGCCAATGTATTCAAACAGGAAGAAGGACACGTATCCAGCCTTAAAGCCCAAAGATTTCAACTTTCTGTATCCTTCAGAAGGTAAAATACCAAGCGTGTGGCAGGACTGCGAGACATTCGGCTGTATATCCGGGTATGGAGGTATTGTGGAGTTCTCACCGGCCAATCAGATCAACTCCTTGTCTCCTCTGCATGCCGAGGTGTACGAGCAGACTAAATTACAGGCCACATTTAAAGAAGCATACAATCTTTTGGCAATAATGACCAGACAGCTTGGTTGGACAGAGCTTCTTCGAATCAGATCCGAGATTTTTGTCATGGACGATGAGTACAATGCATCGGTTgaaatggagaaaaagaaagagctGGATCGCAACCTTGCCGCACAAAGGGCCACCGGCTTAGAACTCAAGGCCAGAATTGatggcagcagcagcaactCATCCACAAATGGCACCAGCGGCGA
This sequence is a window from Brettanomyces bruxellensis chromosome 5, complete sequence. Protein-coding genes within it:
- the NTF2 gene encoding Nuclear transport factor 2 (BUSCO:EOG09265BCT) — translated: MSVDFNALAQQFCNFYYDQFDKDRSQLGNLYRDSSMMTFESTQTQGAAAIVEKLASLPFAKVSHRISTLDAQPASPNGDVLVMVTGELLVDEEQRPQRYSQCFHLIPDSGSYYVLNDLFRLNYG